The following proteins are encoded in a genomic region of Hydra vulgaris chromosome 05, alternate assembly HydraT2T_AEP:
- the LOC136080314 gene encoding uncharacterized protein LOC136080314 — MTTFEVFNFTEPIEIDNGIDRYEEHIYEPINGTNLNSPGEIRISINEQDLLALPFKAYLLFEGQLVKADGTAYANADAAYANADAAYANADAVFNRITYQLSNKEIEAVYNPGQATTMLGMLNYANDFQLAQGLNQLWYKDTTSTAVLVDNTGFATRQAYLIQKRTTKGSFSFCVPLRHIFGFCDDYDNVIYGLKHTITLVRQSDDNAIFRLAGAAAGKVILNRIQLLMPNLIPSCEEKKRLIDEI; from the coding sequence atgacaacttttgaagtatttaattttacagAACCGATAGAGATAGATAATGGAATTGACAGATATGAAGAACATATATATGAACCCATTAATGGCACAAATCTAAATAGTCCTGGAGAAATAAGAATCAGCATTAATGAACAAGATTTGTTAGCACTTCCATTTAAAGCGTATCTCTTATTTGAAGGGCAACTTGTTAAAGCTGATGGAACAGCTTATGCTAATGCAGATGCAGCTTATGCTAATGCAGATGCAGCTTATGCTAATGCAGATGCAGTATTTAATCGAATAACATACCAATTATCAAACAAAGAGATAGAAGCTGTTTATAATCCAGGTCAAGCAACTACAATGTTAGGAATGCTTAATTATGCAAATGACTTTCAATTAGCACAAGGACTAAATCAATTGTGGTATAAAGATACCACATCAACAGCAGTACTTGTTGATAACACAGGGTTTGCAACAAGACAAGCATACCTAATTCAGAAACGAACTACAAAAGGGTCATTTTCATTTTGCGTACCTTTAAGACACATTTTTGGATTCTGTGATGATTACGACAATGTTATTTATGGTCTTAAACATACAATAACTCTTGTAAGACAAAGTgatgataatgcaatttttagacTTGCTGGTGCAGCTGCAGGAAAAGTTATTCTTAATAGAATACAACTTCTGATGCCAAATTTGATACCATcatgtgaagaaaaaaaaagacttattgatgaaatttaa